Proteins from one Desulfobacterales bacterium genomic window:
- the recN gene encoding DNA repair protein RecN, with protein sequence MLRELIIKNLALIDSLHLCFDPGLTVLTGETGAGKSIILQALTLLAGGRASAAWVRSGCDRAGVEALFEIPQERDHLLKKINDQGVGCDNALIVKRVLAASGKSRYYLNGSAATARQVSAIVADLVSIAGQHDQQRLLAPAHHLDFIDAAGDLWGLRRELAELFADWSELKTRYQRLLKQEQEKEQRRDFLTFQCNEIKDAGLLPGEDEELQNEKDRLRSADTLKQLGWESYHQLADTVGDTLRQVRRKVEQIGEIDRSAGELVEAIVDSSFQVEDLTERLRGYLDTIPDDPSRLEEVDTRIDQLQRLKRKYGGSPPTLEQVLAHGSACARQLNELETMDRTRAELAGKLGKAEEILRAKAARLSAARRKQAGKLAAAMERELASLSFEHTSFAVAFAPGANQLEELTPTGWDLPEFMFSANPGEPVKPLAQIASGGELSRLMLALKCILARKDQVETVLLDEVDAGIGGRAAGALAGKIKELAGHHQVLCITHLPQIAARADSHFLVSKGQSNRRTRTGISRLDRQQRLHEIARMLAGETITGPTLDHARELLARDSEQ encoded by the coding sequence ATGCTGCGCGAACTGATCATCAAAAACCTGGCCCTGATCGACTCGCTTCATCTCTGTTTCGATCCCGGCCTGACGGTACTCACCGGTGAGACCGGGGCCGGCAAGTCGATCATCCTCCAGGCCCTGACCCTGCTGGCCGGCGGCCGGGCCTCGGCCGCCTGGGTCCGCAGCGGCTGCGACAGGGCCGGCGTGGAGGCGCTGTTTGAGATTCCTCAAGAACGCGATCATCTCCTGAAAAAGATCAACGACCAGGGGGTTGGGTGTGACAACGCCCTGATCGTAAAACGGGTTCTCGCCGCCAGCGGCAAAAGCCGGTACTATTTAAACGGCAGCGCAGCCACTGCCAGACAGGTTAGCGCAATTGTCGCCGATCTGGTCAGTATCGCCGGCCAGCACGACCAGCAACGGTTACTGGCCCCGGCCCACCACCTTGATTTCATCGACGCGGCCGGCGACCTCTGGGGCCTGCGCCGGGAACTGGCCGAGCTTTTCGCAGACTGGAGCGAACTCAAGACCCGCTACCAGCGGCTGCTCAAACAGGAGCAGGAAAAGGAGCAGCGCCGTGATTTTCTCACCTTTCAGTGCAACGAGATCAAGGACGCCGGTCTCCTCCCCGGGGAAGACGAGGAACTGCAGAATGAAAAGGACCGGCTCAGGTCAGCGGATACCCTGAAACAGCTGGGCTGGGAATCCTACCACCAGCTGGCCGACACGGTTGGTGATACCCTGCGGCAGGTGCGGCGCAAGGTGGAGCAGATCGGCGAGATCGACCGCTCGGCCGGAGAACTTGTTGAGGCGATCGTTGACAGCAGTTTCCAGGTCGAGGATCTGACCGAGCGGTTGCGGGGCTACCTTGACACGATTCCCGACGATCCCTCCCGGCTCGAGGAGGTGGATACCCGGATCGACCAGTTGCAGCGGCTGAAACGAAAGTACGGCGGCAGCCCGCCGACCCTGGAACAGGTCCTGGCCCACGGGTCGGCCTGCGCGCGGCAACTGAACGAACTGGAGACCATGGACCGGACCAGGGCGGAGCTGGCCGGTAAGCTGGGCAAGGCGGAAGAGATCCTGCGGGCAAAAGCGGCCCGGCTTTCCGCGGCCCGGCGGAAACAGGCCGGTAAACTGGCCGCGGCCATGGAGCGCGAGCTGGCCTCGCTCAGCTTTGAACATACCTCCTTTGCAGTGGCCTTTGCCCCGGGCGCGAACCAACTGGAGGAACTCACCCCCACCGGCTGGGACCTGCCGGAGTTCATGTTTTCGGCCAATCCCGGCGAACCGGTCAAACCCCTGGCCCAGATCGCCTCGGGCGGCGAGCTTTCCCGGTTGATGCTCGCCTTGAAATGTATCCTGGCCCGCAAGGACCAGGTGGAGACGGTGCTGCTTGACGAGGTTGACGCTGGAATCGGCGGCCGGGCCGCCGGGGCCCTGGCCGGAAAGATCAAGGAACTGGCCGGCCACCACCAGGTGCTCTGTATCACCCATCTCCCCCAGATCGCGGCCCGGGCCGACAGCCATTTCCTGGTGAGCAAGGGACAGAGCAACCGCCGGACCAGGACCGGGATATCCCGGCTCGACCGGCAACAACGGCTCCACGAGATAGCCCGGATGCTGGCCGGTGAAACAATCACCGGACCGACCCTGGACCATGCCCGGGAATTGCTGGCAAGGGACAGTGAACAGTGA